TGGCGCGCGATCGACTCGGCACTTTCCGCCAGCAGGCGCGCCTCGTCCGCCGCGGCGAGCGGTGCCGCCAGGAAATGCGCGGCGTGAGCGCGGCTCTGCCGCAGGCCGAACGCTGCGAAGCTGCCGCTGGCAACGATGTCTGCCAGTGCCCGCGCCGACGGCAGGCTCGACGGGTCCGCCAGTTTTGCGCGCTGCGCGGCGACCGCCGCGGTGTGCCCCGTCATGCCGGAGGATTCGTCCAGCACGCGCGCGGCGGCCTCGATGCGTTCGAGCAGCATCTCGGCCCAGGCGTGCAGCGCAATGGGCTGCCCTTCGCATTCGAGCATCTTGCCGGGCTGCCGTCCCGACTTGGCCACGAGGAGGAAATTCGCGTCCGCCTCGGCCTGCAGCGCGGCATCGGCGGGGCTGTCCTCGAGCACGCACATCGTCAGAAAGGCATCGAGGAAGCGTACCGTCGTCGCGCCGATGCCGGCGGGCTCGAACGGGTCGATATCGAGGCAGCGTACTTCCACGTACTGGATACCGCGCTTCGTCAGCCCCTGGAGCACCCGTTCGCCCGCTTCGCCCACGCGTTTGGGCCGAATGGTCGCATACAGTTCGTTTTCGATCTGCAGCAGGTTGCCATTCAATTGCACCCATTTGCCATCGCGATGCGTCCCCAACGCTTCGTAAGGCGCATGCGGCGTCCGGACCGCGTCGGCGAGACCCGCCAGGTAGGCGCGCAGCGAACGCAAATCCGGGCGTCCGCTGCCGCTGGCGGCGCGGTTGTGATAGCCCAGATCGCTCATGCGCAGGCTGGTCGCGTGCGGCAGGTAGAGCGTGTCCTCGCCCAGTGCCTGAAGCCCGTTCGGCCCGGCGTTGCCGCTCCCCTCCTCGCCGGCATCCGCCGCGCCGCTCGCGCCGGCGCCGAAGAAGCTGCGGTCCAGCGCCGGCGACGCCCCGAACAGATACAGCAGCAACCAGCTGAAGCGGCGGTAGTTCCGGATCAGGGCCATGTAGCTTGCGGACTGGATGTCGTCCGGCGCCGCCGCGTGCTGCCGGTCGTCGGGGCTGCTCGGCCCGTGCAGCAGCGGCCATATGTCTTCGTGCAGCGAGAAATTGTAGTGAATGCCGGCAATGCACTGCATCTTGCGCCCGTAGCGCAACGATAGCCCGTGCCGGTAGACATGCTTGAACCGGCCCTGGTTCGACGACCCGTACTGCGCGATGGGGATCTGCGGGTCAGGCGGCAGGTGGCCCGGCATTGATACGTCCCAGAGCAGTTCGTCGCCGATGCGCCGGTGCACGAAGGCGTGCAGCACCTGCAGCGCTTCGACCGCGACGACGGGGTCCGCCACCGGCGGGGTGATGAATTCGAGCAGGGACTCGGAGTAATCGGTCGTGAGTTCCGGGTGCGTCAGGGCCGCGCCCAGTGCCGACGGGTGCGCGCTGTCGGCGAGCGTGCCCTGCTGCGTCACGCGCAGGCTTTCCTTCTCGATACCCCGTTTTCCCTTTGCCAGCCATCCGTTCTTGGCCGCCTGGCGCAGCAATTCCAGCCGGCGCGCAAATCCCCCGGCCGCTTTGGTCGATGTCGTTGTTTTCATTGATCAATGCAGTGTACTGTCGCCTGCGCCCCGTTCCGGCGGATAACGAGGCAGCGTGTATCGGGCACTTTAACACTTCGCGGAACGCGATGCTGATTGCCCCGGACGGCTGGCTGAGAGCATCTTTTCGGTCATTTGAATGTGCGGGAGAACCCTCTTAGAGTTAACCCTCTAAAAACCCGGTTGCGATAGAAAATAAAAACCGTTAAATTCGTACCTGTCTCCTCCATGTCTCCTCCTGATATGGATTCCACCCGCCCTTGTGGCGGGTTTTTTTTTGGATAACTTTTGGGACATCCCTGGAGCGCGCCACCGGATGGAACGCGACGAAAGTGGCGTGGCGGTCCGTATAATGAGACAACAGCTTCGCCACGGGATCGGCGACGGGCCCCGCGCCCCTCGGCGCCAGCTCCGGCAAAGGTTTCCTTGGAGAGAATATGATGCAGATCGGATCCATTGTGCGCTCCAGTCATATCGCGGTCCCGTCGGGTGCGATGGGCATCGTGACACGCATCATCGGCGACATGGCGATGGTGACCTGGTATGCCGGCATGCCCGGCGCGTCGCCGGTGCTCAATACCGAGCCCTTCTTCGTTGCGGATCTGATCGATACCGGCGATGTCCTGCCCTCCGCACCCGTCAGCCGCGCCGTCCATTGACCACTTCCAAGGAAACCCCCTTCGCGACCCTGAACCCGGACCGGGTGCTCGACGCGATCGAATCGACCGGGTTGCACGTCGACGGCCGGCTGTATGCGCTCAACAGTTTCGAGAATCGGGTCTATCAGGTCGGCATCGACGACGCGCCGCCGCTGATCGCGAAGTTCTACCGGCCGCATCGCTGGTCGGACGAAGCGATTCTCGAAGAGCACCGTTTCACCGCTGCGCTCGAGGCGCACGAATTGCCGGTGGTCGCGCCATCGGTGCGGGGCGGCGTGACGCTGCATCATTTCGAGGATTTTCGTTTCGCGCTGTTTCCACGGCGCGGCGGCCGCCCGCCGGAGCTCGAGGACCGGGCCACGCTGGAATGGCTGGGCCGCTTCATCGGCCGCATCCACGCGTTCGGCGCGACGCACGCGTTCCTCGCACGCGGCGCGATCGACATCGAGACCTACGGACGCGAGCCGCGACGCTATCTGCTGGAGAGCGGTTTCGTCCCGGCGGCACTCACCGACGCTTATCGCAGCATCGTCGATCTGGCACTCGATGCGGTGTCGCGCGCATTCGACCGCGCCGGCGACGTGAAGTCGATCCGCCTGCATGGCGATTGTCACGCAGGCAATGTGCTGTGGACCGATGCCGGGCCGCACTTCGTGGATTTCGACGACAGCCGGATGGGGCCGGCGGTCCAGGATCTGTGGATGCTGCTGCCGGGCGATCGCGAAGGGCAGCGTGCTGCCCTGGCAGACGTGCTGGCCGGTTACGAGGACTTTTGCGATTTCGATCCGCGTGAACTCTATCTGATCGAAGCGCTGCGCACATTGCGCCTCATCCACTACAGCGCCTGGCTCGCGCGCCGCTGGGACGACCCCGCGTTTCCGGCCGCCTTTCCCTGGTTCAATACGTCTCGCTATTGGGAAGACCGCATCCTCGAACTGCGCGAACAGGTCGCGCTGATCGACGAGGAACCGCTCTGGCCGGTGTGACGAACGGTGCCGTGCGCGAGGGGGCTTCCCGGTCTGCGCCCCCGGCCGTGCACGGACGCGCGCCTGCCCGGGCGTTGCATCGCTAAACGGGAATTTCCGGACGCGACGCCGAACGCGTGCCCGGCCGGGGCGCGTTGCCGACGCCATGGTAGGTGAAGACCAGCGAAAACTTGACCTGTTCGCTGAGATTCCTGCCCGCGGCGTGCAGGGTATTGCAGTGGAAGAAAATCACGTCGCCCGCCGCAAGCGTGGGCGATACCGCATGGCGGATCAAGGCCTGGTTCTCGGGAAGATCGTCGCGGAAAAACTTCGCATCGTCGAATGCATGCGGCGCGAAATCGGGCCGGTGCGATCCCGGGATCAACCAGAGCCCGCCGTTGCTCGCGGTTTCGTCGCCCAGCGCGAACCAGGCCGATACCAGGTCGTCCCGCGCGAACGACCAGTAGCGCGCGTCACGATGCCAGCCGGTCAGGCTGCCATATTGGGGATGCTTGGTCATCATGCAGTTATGGTGCGTGCGCGACAGCAGCACCTGTTCGCCAAAATACGTCGTCATCCAGCCGCTGACGTCCGCGGACGTCGCGAACGCGGCGAATGCGGGATCGCGGCCGTACGCATCCAGCAGGCGCCGCACGGTCCTGCCGCCCGGGGCGCTCGACGACGCCGGCGCGCCGGGATACTGCAGATCCGCCTCGCGTTCGAGCGGGGCCTCGGCCGCGTTCAGTTGCGCTTGCGCGCGCTCGCGTACCCACGCGCATTCCTGCGCGGGTACCAGACCACGAACGATGACGAAGCCGTCGCGTCGTAGCGCGTCGATCTGTTCCTTCTTGGTTTCCGCTGTCATGCCCATCCTTGTCACTTTCGTTCCGGCAACCGTCGTCTTGCGGAGCCGGCGCGCCATCGCGTTCACGGCGCGCACCGCTTCCGAATTGTAAATCTCCCATTGCGCAGGTGCAGTGGTGGCATGGCGGTTTTTTGACGTCGCCGCGATGGCCCTGCATGGACAGATTGTTTCTTGCTATCGTTGTTATCAATAAAAACTATCGTGCAACCCTGTGCAATTGTTTTCGTTTCGGTAGGGTTGAGCGCCGTACTGCAAAAAATGCATGTCCCAGGCGCGATGAGCAACGCGATCGGGGAGACATGCAGGTTTGCCAGGATGCCGATTGCGTCGCCATTCGCCTCGTTGCGCGCCGGCTGGCGCCACGGCCCGCCTGGCCCGACGGTGTTTTGCAACGGTTGGGCCGGGGGGTGGAACGGCCTTTGCGACGCACCCTTTTCGGAGGGCGTGACCATTAGCGTCCTGCCCCATCTAATAAAGGAGTCAGCAATGGCCAATCAATCCCCCGCAAAACCAGGCGTACCGAACAGCGTCCAGCCGTCGGGCACGGCGCCGAAAGCGGGTGCCACGAGCAAGGACATGCAACTCGACACCTTCAGTGTCAACCCGGAAAACGAAGCGCTGCGCACCAATCACGGCGTGAAGATTTCCGACGATCAGAACACGCTGAAACTTGGCGAGCGCGGCCCGTCGCTGCTCGAAGATTTCATCATGCGTGAAAAGATCACCCATTTCGACCATGAGCGCATTCCCGAGCGGATCGTCCACGCACGCGGCGCGGGTGCGCATGGTTTCTTCCAGGTCTATGAAGCGCAGACCGAACTGACCAAGGCGGCGTTCCTGCGCGATCCGGCCGTCAAGACGCCGGTGTATGTCCGCTTCTCGACCGTCCAGGGCTCGCGCGGCTCCGCCGACACCGTACGTGACGTGCGCGGGTTCTCGGTGAAGTTCTATACCGAGGAAGGCAACTACGATTTCGTCGGCAACAACATGCCGGTGTTCTTCATCCAGGACGCGATCAAGTTTCCGGACTTCGTGCACGCCGTCAAGCCCGAGCCGCACAACGAAATCCCGCAAGGCGCGTCCGCGCACGACACCTTCTGGGACTTCGTCTCGCTGGTGCCGGAATCCATGCACATGGTGCTGTGGGTGATGTCGGACCGCGGCATTCCGCAGAGTCTGCGTTTGATGGAGGGTTTCGGCATTCACACGTTCCGTCTCGTGAACGCGGCGGGCAAGAGCCGTTTCGTCAAGTTCCACTGGCGTCCGGTGCTGGGTTCCTACTCGCTGTTGTGGGACGAAGCGCAGAAGCTGGCCGGCAAGGATCCGGACTTCAACCGCCGCGATCTGTGGAATGCCATCGAGCAGGGCGATTTCCCGGAATGGGAACTGGGCGTGCAGATCGTCGAGGAAGAGGACGAACACAAGTTCGACTTCGACCTGTTGGACCCGACCAAGATCATTCCGGAAGAACTCGTGCCGATCAAGATGCTCGGCAAGATGACGCTGAACCGCAATCCGGACAACTATTTCGCGGAAACCGAGCAGGTCGCTTTCTGCCCGGGTCACATCGTGCCGGGCATCGATTTCAGCAACGATCCGCTGCTGCAGGGCCGCCTGTTCTCGTACACCGATACGCAGATCAGCCGCCTGGGTGGCCCGAACTTCCATCAACTGCCGATCAATCGTCCCGTCACGCCGAACGTCAACAACCAGCGCGACGCGATGCATCAGAGTTCGATTCATCGGGGGCAGGCATCGTACGAGCCGAACTCGATCGCGGGCAACTGGCCGAAGGAAACGCCGGCCGCTGCGGTGGACGGTGGCTTCGAGACCTATCACGAGCGCGTGTCCGGTGAAAAGATCCGCAAGCGCAGCGAATCGTTCGCGGATCATTACTCGCAGGCAACGCTGTTCTGGAAGAGCATGAGCGCGCCGGAACAGGATCATATCGTGGCCGCCTATCAGTTCGAGTTGTCGAAAGTCGAGCGCGAATTCATTCGCCAGCGCGTGGTCGACAATCTCGCGAACATCGACCCGGTACTCGCGCAGCGCGTCGCGGAAGCCCTGGGCCTGACGCCCGCGGCACCGACTCAGCCGGGTTCGGCCAAATCGAAGAGCGGCAAGGCAGGCGTGGACGTGTCGCCGTCGCTGAGCCTGATGAGCAAGGTAAAGCCAGGCATCAAGAGCACGCAGATCG
The sequence above is a segment of the Robbsia betulipollinis genome. Coding sequences within it:
- the katE gene encoding catalase HPII; this translates as MANQSPAKPGVPNSVQPSGTAPKAGATSKDMQLDTFSVNPENEALRTNHGVKISDDQNTLKLGERGPSLLEDFIMREKITHFDHERIPERIVHARGAGAHGFFQVYEAQTELTKAAFLRDPAVKTPVYVRFSTVQGSRGSADTVRDVRGFSVKFYTEEGNYDFVGNNMPVFFIQDAIKFPDFVHAVKPEPHNEIPQGASAHDTFWDFVSLVPESMHMVLWVMSDRGIPQSLRLMEGFGIHTFRLVNAAGKSRFVKFHWRPVLGSYSLLWDEAQKLAGKDPDFNRRDLWNAIEQGDFPEWELGVQIVEEEDEHKFDFDLLDPTKIIPEELVPIKMLGKMTLNRNPDNYFAETEQVAFCPGHIVPGIDFSNDPLLQGRLFSYTDTQISRLGGPNFHQLPINRPVTPNVNNQRDAMHQSSIHRGQASYEPNSIAGNWPKETPAAAVDGGFETYHERVSGEKIRKRSESFADHYSQATLFWKSMSAPEQDHIVAAYQFELSKVEREFIRQRVVDNLANIDPVLAQRVAEALGLTPAAPTQPGSAKSKSGKAGVDVSPSLSLMSKVKPGIKSTQIAILAAKGADPKSIAAAKTALTAAGAHVKVIAPMLGEVAPGIFADATIAGMPSIAFDAVFLACGEASAKALSASGDARHYVLEAYKHLKAIAAVGYGRDVLQASHLPVSEEGVLSGDTANVDAVVADFIEAIGKHRVWSRAAKAASVPA
- a CDS encoding phytanoyl-CoA dioxygenase family protein; this translates as MTAETKKEQIDALRRDGFVIVRGLVPAQECAWVRERAQAQLNAAEAPLEREADLQYPGAPASSSAPGGRTVRRLLDAYGRDPAFAAFATSADVSGWMTTYFGEQVLLSRTHHNCMMTKHPQYGSLTGWHRDARYWSFARDDLVSAWFALGDETASNGGLWLIPGSHRPDFAPHAFDDAKFFRDDLPENQALIRHAVSPTLAAGDVIFFHCNTLHAAGRNLSEQVKFSLVFTYHGVGNAPRPGTRSASRPEIPV
- a CDS encoding serine/threonine protein kinase, with product MTTSKETPFATLNPDRVLDAIESTGLHVDGRLYALNSFENRVYQVGIDDAPPLIAKFYRPHRWSDEAILEEHRFTAALEAHELPVVAPSVRGGVTLHHFEDFRFALFPRRGGRPPELEDRATLEWLGRFIGRIHAFGATHAFLARGAIDIETYGREPRRYLLESGFVPAALTDAYRSIVDLALDAVSRAFDRAGDVKSIRLHGDCHAGNVLWTDAGPHFVDFDDSRMGPAVQDLWMLLPGDREGQRAALADVLAGYEDFCDFDPRELYLIEALRTLRLIHYSAWLARRWDDPAFPAAFPWFNTSRYWEDRILELREQVALIDEEPLWPV
- the gshA gene encoding glutamate--cysteine ligase — its product is MKTTTSTKAAGGFARRLELLRQAAKNGWLAKGKRGIEKESLRVTQQGTLADSAHPSALGAALTHPELTTDYSESLLEFITPPVADPVVAVEALQVLHAFVHRRIGDELLWDVSMPGHLPPDPQIPIAQYGSSNQGRFKHVYRHGLSLRYGRKMQCIAGIHYNFSLHEDIWPLLHGPSSPDDRQHAAAPDDIQSASYMALIRNYRRFSWLLLYLFGASPALDRSFFGAGASGAADAGEEGSGNAGPNGLQALGEDTLYLPHATSLRMSDLGYHNRAASGSGRPDLRSLRAYLAGLADAVRTPHAPYEALGTHRDGKWVQLNGNLLQIENELYATIRPKRVGEAGERVLQGLTKRGIQYVEVRCLDIDPFEPAGIGATTVRFLDAFLTMCVLEDSPADAALQAEADANFLLVAKSGRQPGKMLECEGQPIALHAWAEMLLERIEAAARVLDESSGMTGHTAAVAAQRAKLADPSSLPSARALADIVASGSFAAFGLRQSRAHAAHFLAAPLAAADEARLLAESAESIARQRKIEARDDIDFDAFMARHDSGRE